The following proteins are co-located in the Syngnathus scovelli strain Florida chromosome 5, RoL_Ssco_1.2, whole genome shotgun sequence genome:
- the polq gene encoding DNA polymerase theta isoform X1, with amino-acid sequence MSALGGPPLKRKCYMGMHKIKKKKIDDPAYSHNGTMGVAVGESTLALDAEILQVDDPGNNASDAQKRARISEDEELLSIRENNWEKNGKKLTRRANCKDLAQRLLFSEDLAESPPAGGQKNNNLAAAFACRKKYTKRQRGADTSTLRRKRVYNRKKKGHEKSNAGPSHYVSGDHILFSPTHMAAAVKRSKLQQSSQNQSISVLTIPSGLEQCTFSDTLHQPGLALCVPESQSDKLLLSSWGLPNPVLKCYNKHGVTRMFDWQAQCLSLGQVLQGGNLVYSAPTSAGKTMVSELLILKRVLETKRKALLILPFVSVAKEKMHYLQSVFQEAGVRVDGFMGSTSAAGGFAAVDVAVCTIEKANSLINRLIEEGNMALLGMVVVDELHMVGDSGRGYLLELLLTKIRYIAQKLNSAGSLSEGVQIVGMSATLPNLSLLANWLGAELYQTDYRPVPLQEHLKVGCNIYDKSLTVVRKFTPALPTKGDDEHIISLCYETVREGHSVLLFCPSKNWCEKLADSIAREFYNLKHTERDGDSELQAVCLDQEGLVDVIAQLSRTPAGLDPTLKRSVPWGVAFHHAGLTFDERDVLEGAFRQGTVRVLAATSTLSSGVNLPARRVIIRTPTFNGHLLDPLTYKQMAGRAGRKGVDTTGESVLVCKEVERQKGISLLRGHLQPIKSCLVRSEGEGVNTSMLRAILEIIVGGVARTPQDVRLYASCSLLAASMKCNSKEECEEESNKGAIEACVEWLMENEFINVQKEGEEEQYCPTQLGAATMSSSLSPSEALGIFADLQRAMKGFVLENDLHLLYLITPLYAEWTTIDWYQFFRLWEQLSSSMKRVAELVGIQEGFLARSVGGKIVAKTEKQRRQMAIHKRFFTTLVLQDLVNEVPLGAVASKYSCNRGQLQSLQQSAATYAGMVTMFCRRLGWGNMELLLSQYQTRLSFGVQRELVDLVRVSLLTATRARAFYAQGLTTVAELAMASVADVEKALRNAVPFKSSKRAVDESEVEAVERRNLRCVWATGGRALTEQEAAVVIVSEAKRLLQGDLKLLGIQWDPATLPHASPVVQDQTDGVRNQQKKADVQPNKTVDAEPRRDHGKSKSDMSVIKTHLEKQSKKDLTMMETSGHEVLACSVKEEINIQRKESQDGESGNVDNLEKRELTSQEVKSVQEGVTIQVSTRKQKHQPVRSITQELAEIMSSPILQLPKLPEPDLPVMPFPRLRAPSSRFEEDASVPTKTSDTDHASRLGVSPMKPGKLKHSRILNKVLQSIQTDTKQQDSIGLTSHTADFAPEPAQEGLSTLPLDKQVDTSDSSRPSSAPLFSPETERGRVEAAEAAMCSSPELYAREDRNEETFGDSFELDTQTERIIVQPEFEHAAGNDGHGRDFNDRDRIQTETMAAIVEQRNKDGGSAGLQGLNGKCPLFSSSLTDSQMELILDTSHQNSADNNVLDGNSGTTAAVEEPNRSSSFLFDSLYENSPHQTDQAGSADREQVSQEVRGIHPRLSSQEKRHSELLVTQEAEKHEAIQWGESFFNLSEWGKSLLVGEHFLERQQAVQLESDVHPEENLSSAQAEPQTRLSEECDKKEQAGELISVPSDDVISKQSPQSNFYCSPGLQEIFDCWSSFSDQPVQNCTLAHIDNNKQVPPSSNVETPRKSLQGRRKCPKPFNTNHQSDSVQPEAPRETPERPGSAGDLIPPTQETPPVTPRIKLTTTSIHSPLSVPPLKQSTPLGILPGKPAKCQKSDLPEAFSKSKSMTRESQQPTKGASGSRPQSPAEPNPRLSPDEASSDSYEGFSLQLSQDDALSPSNCNVFSIIDVSSDKRLFETFIKEWKTKECFSLALACEKVAHQQEPKEEIRGKRKREQEKLHDADGFPVRGNDGLLLIGLSVCWGARDAFYISFQRNQNKGLSLSLAPPDLDDSLPVGERLEHVKALLGRPSAGAVVAYDIIQVYKKLVLSCGISLEGNCEDPKVACWLIDPSTDERTLANMITVYCPEEIPLLDGLGNAHAYCPRVRAATSSVLIHTVMDHLRTILHKDGMLESFRSVEMPSQVCLALLELNGVGFSVDECERQKHVMQAKLAALESQAYDLAGHTFSLTCIDDIAQILFFELHLPPNGDVTPTKTKKSLGYTRRGGGRVRLGKQFSTTKDVLEKLRPLHPLPGVILEWRRITNALTKVVFPLQREKQYHTTLAMDRIYPVAQTHTATGRVSFKEPNIQNVPKDFDIDMPTVVGESPPSQDGLYKSKYGKKRRSLAPSVPSDAANRGLSFSVSMRHAFVPFSGGMILAVDYSQLELRVLAHLSKDQRLLQVLNGGADVFRCIAAEWKSVDPDAVNDNLRQQAKQICYGIIYGMGAKSLGEQMDVEENDAACYIESFKARYKGINSFLKETVKKCIKDGYVQTLMGRRRYLPGITSTNPHVKAHAERQAVNTTVQGSAADIVKRATINIHRRLRKTYSKAPLSHQHTHAGTDSHSRRGAHLRGAYFVLQLHDELFYETAEENLIQVAQIVKREMESAVKLYVKLKAKVKAGPSWGNLQDLDI; translated from the exons ATGAGTGCGCTTGGTGGTCCTCCTTTGAAAAGAAAATGCTACATGGGAATGCACAAGATCAAGAAGAAAAAGAT CGATGATCCAGCTTACAGTCACAATGGCACAATG GGTGTTGCAGTTGGAGAGTCCACGCTTGCTCTTGATGCCGAGATCCTGCAAGTGGACGACCCTGGAAATAATGCATCTGACGCGCAGAAAAGGGCACGCATTTCTGAAGACGAGGAACTTCTTAGCATTCGAGAAAATaactgggaaaaaaatggcAAGAAACTTACTAGGAGAGCCAATTGCAAAGACCTCGCTCAGCGGCTTCTCTTCAGTGAGGACTTGGCGGAATCCCCGCCTGCAGGGGGTCAGAAGAACAACAATTTAGCAGCAGCTTTTGCATGCcgcaaaaaatatacaaaacgTCAGCGAGGGGCTGACACATCCACTTT AAGGCGGAAGCGTGTGtataacaggaaaaaaaagggaCATGAGAAATCGAATGCAGGTCCATCTCATTATGTTTCTGGGGACCACATCTTGTTCAGTCCCACGCACATGGCTGCTGCTGTGAAGAGGTCCAAACTGCAGCAATCATCACAGAATCAGTCTATCTCTGTGCTGACGATTCCCAGCGGCTTAGAGCAGTGTACTTTCAGTGACACCTTACATCAGCCGG GCTTGGCTTTGTGTGTCCCTGAGTCACAATCAGACAAGCTGTTGTTATCCAGTTGGGGTTTACCCAACCCAGTCTTGAAGTGTTACAACAAACATGGAGTAACCCGCATGTTTGACTGGCAGGCTCAGTGCCTCAGCCTTGGTCAAGTTCTGCAGGGAGGTAACCTGGTCTACTCTG CTCCTACTagtgctggaaagactatggTGTCGGAGTTGCTGATTCTGAAGCGCGTGTTGGAGACGAAAAGAAAAGCTCTCTTGATTTTGCCGTTTGTTTCTGTGGCCAAAGAGAAGATGCACTACCTTCAG AGCGTATTTCAAGAAGCTGGCGTGCGTGTGGATGGCTTCATGGGAAGCACATCAGCTGCCGGTGGTTTTGCCGCTGTGGACGTGGCTGTCTGTACCATAGAGAAGGCCAACTCTCTCATTAACAGACTAATAGAAGAAGGCAACATGGCTTTATTAG GTATGGTCGTGGTGGATGAGTTGCACATGGTTGGAGATTCCGGAAGAGGATATCTACTTGAACTTCTTTTGACCAAAATTCGCTACATTGCGCAGAAGCTAAATTCAGCTGG GTCGCTTTCTGAAGGGGTGCAGATCGTAGGTATGAGTGCCACGTTGCCCAATTTATCCCTCCTGGCCAACTGGTTGGGCGCAGAGCTTTACCAGACCGACTACAGACCGGTGCCCTTGCAGGAGCATCTCAAAGTGGGCTGCAACATCTACGACAAGAGCCTCACTGTGGTTCGAAAGTTCACTCCAGCACTCCCGACAAAG GGCGATGATGAGCACATTATCAGTTTGTGTTATGAAACGGTGCGGGAGGGACATTCCGTGTTGCTGTTCTGCCCCTCCAAGAACTGGTGTGAGAAACTGGCCGACAGTATCGCCAGAGAGTTCTACAACCTCAAACATACCG AGCGTGACGGCGATTCAGAGCTCCAAGCGGTGTGCTTGGATCAGGAGGGCTTGGTGGATGTCATAGCCCAGTTGAGTCGGACTCCAGCAGGATTGGATCCTACTCTGAAGCGCTCTGTGCCGTGGGGAGTGGCCTTTCACCATGCTG GTTTGACTTTTGACGAACGTGACGTGTTGGAGGGAGCTTTCCGTCAGGGCACGGTCAGGGTCTTGGCCGCCACCTCCACTCTCTCGTCAGGGGTCAACCTCCCTGCGCGCAGGGTCATCATTCGAACCCCGACCTTTAATGGACACCTGCTGGATCCGCTCACATACAAACAGATGGCTGGACGTGCAGGGAGGAAAGGAGTGGACACAACGG GTGAGAGTGTGCTGGTGTGTAAGGAGGTGGAGCGTCAGAAAGGTATTAGTCTCCTCAGAGGTCATCTTCAGCCAATCAAGAGCTGCTTGGTCAGAAGTGAGGGTGAAGGTGTCAACACCAGCATGCTGCGAGCCATTCTGGAG ATCATCGTGGGAGGAGTAGCTCGCACGCCTCAGGATGTGAGGTTGTATGCTTCATGTTCACTTCTGGCTGCCAGCATGAAATGCAACAGCAAAGAGGAGTGTGAGGAAGAGAGCAATAAGGGGGCAATTGAGGCCTGTGTCGAATGGCTCATGGAGAACGAATTTATCAATGTCCAAAAGGAAGGTGAAG AGGAGCAATACTGTCCCACACAACTCGGCGCTGCCACTATGTCGTCCTCCCTCTCTCCTTCTGAGGCACTAGGAATATTTGCAGATCTACAGCGAGCTATGAAGGGCTTTGTGCTGGAAAATGACCTGCACCTTCTCTATCTG ATCACTCCATTGTATGCGGAGTGGACTACAATAGATTGGTATCAGTTCTTCCGTCTGTGGGAGCAGCTTTCCTCATCGATGAAGCGAGTGGCCGAGTTGGTGGGCATCCAGGAAGGGTTCCTGGCTCGCTCTGTCGGGGGGAAAATTGTCGCCAAGACTGAAAAGCAGCGCAGACAAATGGCAATTCATAAAAG GTTCTTCACCACACTCGTCCTGCAGGATCTAGTGAACGAGGTACCTTTGGGAGCAGTGGCCTCAAAATATAGCTGCAATCGCGGGCAGTTGCAGTCTCTTCAACAGTCTGCTGCCACATATGCAG GTATGGTGACAATGTTCTGCAGGCGTCTGGGATGGGGCAACATGGAGCTGCTGCTGTCACAGTACCAGACTAGACTGAGCTTCGGCGTCCAGCGTGAGCTTGTGGACTTGGTAAGGGTTTCCCTTCTGACTGCGACAAGGGCACGAGCGTTCTATGCACAAGGCTTGACCACTGTTGCCGAGCTAGCCATGGCTTCGGTAGCGGATGTGGAGAAAGCACTGAGGAACGCTGTCCCGTTTAAGAG CTCCAAGCGTGCAGTGGATGAGAGCGAAGTGGAGGCTGTGGAGCGAAGGAACCTTCGTTGCGTGTGGGCGACTGGCGGGCGGGCTCTGACTGAGCAGGAAGCGGCCGTTGTGATTGTGTCGGAGGCAAAGCGCCTTCTTCAGGGAGACTTGAAACTACTGGGCATTCAGTGGGACCCAGCAACGCTTCCCCATGCTTCGCCCGTTGTCCAAGATCAGACTGATGGTGTTCGAAACCAACAAAAGAAAGCTGATGTTCAGCCAAATAAGACGGTGGATGCTGAACCTAGAAGAGATCACGGGAAATCCAAATCTGACATGAGTGTTATCAAGACACATCTAGAGAAGCAAAGCAAGAAAGACCTGACGATGATGGAAACATCAGGGCATGAAGTTCTTGCATGCAGCGTGAAAGAAGAAATAAATATACAGAGAAAGGAATCCCAAGATGGAGAATCAGGAAAtgtagataatctggaaaaaagAGAGTTGACAAGCCAGGAGGTGAAATCAGTGCAGGAAGGAGTCACAATTCAAGTTTCAACCAGAAAGCAAAAACATCAGCCAGTTAGAAGTATAACACAAGAACTGGCTGAGATTATGTCCAGCCCGATCCTTCAACTTCCAAAACTTCCTGAACCAGATCTCCCTGTAATGCCTTTTCCTCGCTTGAGAGCACCAAGTTCTAGGTTCGAAGAAGATGCAAGCGTTCCCACAAAGACATCAGACACTGATCATGCTTCTAGGCTTGGCGTATCACCGATGAAGCCAGGGAAACTGAAGCATTCGAGGATCTTAAACAAAGTCCTTCAATCCATACAAACGGACACAAAGCAACAAGACTCAATCGGGCTGACTTCACATACTGCTGACTTTGCACCCGAGCCCGCTCAAGAAGGTCTTAGCACACTTCCTCTGGATAAACAAGTTGACACGTCAGACTCTTCTCGTCCTTCTTCAGCCCCATTATTCTCACCTGAGACTGAGCGAGGGAGAGTGGAGGCTGCGGAGGCGGCCATGTGTTCATCTCCAGAGCTCTATGCCCGTGAGGATCGAAATGAAGAGACGTTTGGTGACAGTTTTGAATTGGACACTCAGACTGAACGGATAATTGTGcagccagaatttgaacacgctGCTGGAAATGATGGACACGGGCGGGATTTCAATGACAGGGATCGTATTCAAACGGAGACAATGGCAGCTATTGTGGAGCAGCGTAACAAAGACGGAGGAAGTGCGGGACTTCAAGGCCTGAACGGCAAATGCCCCCTTTTCAGTAGTTCTCTGACCGACAGCCAGATGGAGCTCATCCTTGACACCAGTCATCAG AATTCTGCTGACAATAATGTGCTTGACGGTAAttccggtactactgctgctgtGGAGGAACCAAACAGAAGCAGCAGCTTCTTGTTCGACAGCCTGTATGAGAACTCTCCGCACCAAACGGACCAGGCTGGATCAGCTGACAGGGAGCAGGTCAGCCAGGAAGTGAGAGGCATCCACCCTCGATTGTCCTCCCAGGAGAAACGTCACAGCGAGCTCCTCGTCACCCAGGAGGCTGAGAAGCATGAAGCGATCCAGTGGGGTGAGTCTTTTTTCAATCTGTCGGAGTGGGGCAAATCTTTACTAGTGGGCGAGCATTTTCTGGAGAGGCAGCAGGCCGTTCAACTGGAAAGTGACGTTCATCCTGAGGAGAACCTATCATCTGCGCAAGCTGAGCCGCAAACAAGGCTGAGTGAGGAATGCGACAAGAAGGAACAGGCAGGTGAACTCATCTCTGTACCATCAGACGATGTCATTTCAAAACAATCACCACAGAGCAACTTTTATTGCAGTCCTGGACTACAGGAGATCTTTGATTGCTGGTCCAGTTTTTCTGATCAACCTGTGCAAAATTGTACTTTGGCCCACATAGACAATAATAAGCAAGTTCCTCCTTCAAGCAATGTAGAGACTCCTAGAAAGTCTCTTCAAGGGAGGAGAAAATGCCCAAAGCCTTTCAATACAAACCACCAATCAGATTCTGTTCAGCCTGAAGCACCTAGAGAAACACCAGAGAGACCAGGTTCTGCTGGTGACTTGATACCCCCCACTCAGGAGACACCACCCGTGACACCCAGAATAAAGCTAACCACTACATCTATCCACTCACCTCTCTCCGTCCCACCGCTCAAGCAATCGACACCCTTGGGCATCCTGCCTGGGAAACCTGCAAAATGTCAAAAGAGTGATTTACCAGAAGCTTTTTCTAAATCCAAAAGTATGACGCGGGAATCACAGCAACCCACTAAGGGAGCATCCGGGTCCCGACCCCAGTCTCCCGCAGAGCCGAACCCACGTCTCTCTCCTGACGAAGCCTCGTCCGACTCCTACGAGGGCTTCTCTCTGCAGCTCTCCCAGGATGACGCGCTCTCCCCCAGCAACTGCAACGTGTTCTCCATCATCGACGTTTCAAGTGACAAGCGCCTTTTTGAGACGTTTATCAAGGAGTGGAAAACTAAAGAATGCTTTTCTCTGGCTTTGGCCTGTGAAAAAGTTGCACACCAGCAGGAGCCCAAAGAGGAAATAAGAGGGAAACGTAAGCGAG AACAAGAGAAGCTCCATGATGCTGATGGTTTTCCTGTAAGAGGCAATGATGGACTGCTGCTAATTGGACTGTCTGTCTGCTGGGGAGCGAGAGATGCATTCTATATATCCTTTCAGCGAAACCAGAACAaag GTTTGAGTTTAAGTCTCGCCCCACCGGATCTGGATGACAGTTTGCCAGTGGGTGAGAGGCTGGAGCATGTGAAGGCTCTTCTCGGCCGACCTTCAGCTGGCGCCGTTGTTGCGTATGACATCATACAGGTGTACAAGAAGCTGGTGTTGAGCTGCGGCATCAGCTTGGAGGGAAACTGTGAAGACCCAAAG GTGGCATGCTGGCTGATAGACCCGAGCACTGACGAGAGGACTCTGGCCAATATGATCACTGTGTACTGTCCAGAAGAGATCCCTCTTTTGGACGGACTCGGGAATGCTCATGCCTACTGTCCCCGCGTAAGGGCGGCCACCTCCAGTGTGCTCATACACACCGTTATGGACCATCTCAGAACTATTCTCCACAAAGACGGCATGCTTG AATCCTTTAGGAGCGTGGAGATGCCTTCGCAGGTGTGTCTGGCTCTGCTGGAACTCAACGGAGTGGGCTTCAGTGTCGACGAGTGTGAGAGACAAAAGCATGTGATGCAAGCTAAACTGGCAGCGCTAGAATCACAAGCGTACGATCTGGCGGGCCATACCTTCTCCCTTACTTGTATCGACGACATAGCGCAG ATTCTGTTCTTCGAGCTGCATCTGCCTCCAAACGGTGACGTGACCCCGACGAAGACCAAGAAAAGCCTCGGATACACCCGCAGAGGTGGAGGCAGAGTTCGACTCGGGAAGCAGTTCAGCACAACTAAG GATGTTCTGGAGAAGCTCCGTCCTCTACATCCGCTCCCAGGCGTGATTCTGGAGTGGAGGAGGATCACCAACGCTTTGACGAAAGTGGTGTTCCCGCTGCAGAGGGAGAAGCAGTACCACACTACACTGGCCATGGATAGAATCTACCCCGTAGCTCAGACACACACGGCTACAG GTCGAGTGAGCTTTAAAGAGCCTAACATACAGAACGTGCCCAAAGACTTTGACATTGACATGCCCACTGTGGTGGGAGAGAGCCCGCCTTCACAAGATGGGCTCTACAAGAGCAAATATGG AAAGAAGAGACGTTCTCTGGCTCCGTCAGTTCCCAGTGATGCTGCCAATCGAGGCCTGTCTTTCTCCGTCAGCATGAGACACGCTTTTGTGCCTTTCTCAG GTGGGATGATATTGGCCGTCGATTACTCCCAGCTGGAGTTGAGAGTGCTGGCTCACCTGTCCAAAGATCAACGTCTGCTGCAG GTGTTGAATGGGGGAGCCGACGTGTTTCGCTGTATCGCCGCCGAATGGAAAAGCGTCGACCCGGACGCTGTCAACGACAACCTCAGACAGCAAGCCAAACAG ATTTGCTACGGCATCATTTACGGGATGGGGGCCAAGTCTTTAGGAGAGCAGATGGATGTGGAGGAGAACGATGCGGCCTGCTATATTGAGAGTTTCAAGGCCAGATACAAAG GGATCAACAGTTTTCTCAAAGAAACAGTGAAGAAGTGCATCAAGGATGGCTATGTTCAGACTCTGATGGGACGTCGCAGATACCTTCCTGGAATCACCAGCACAAATCCTCATGTCAAAGCACAC GCGGAGCGTCAAGCAGTGAACACAACTGTCCAGGGCTCAGCAGCAGACATCGTTAAACGCGCCACCATCAACATCCACAGACGGCTGAGAAAAACATACTCGAAAGCTCCACTCTCTCAccagcacacacacgcag GTACAGACAGTCATTCTCGGAGAGGCGCACACTTGAGAGGGGCGTACTTTGTCCTGCAGCTCCATGATGAACTGTTCTATGAAACTGCAGAAGAGAATCTCATACAG GTTGCTCAGATAGTGAAGAGAGAGATGGAGTCAGCAGTAAAACTTTATGTGAAGCTAAAAGCCAAAGTAAAGGCAGGACCAAGCTGGGGGAATTTGCAGGACTTGGATATTTAA